Below is a genomic region from Paludisphaera rhizosphaerae.
CGGCCCGCGAGAATGCAACGGTTTCCCACGCTTCTCCTGGGCGACGGCCTCGAACACCTTCACAAGAGCCTCGACATGGCGGTCGAAGGTCCACTCGCGGCCGAGCTTCGAAGCCGCCTTGGACATCGCCGCCCGTCGTTCGTCGTCGGCCATCAGATCGAGCGCCGCAACCAGTTCGGCCTGAGCGCCGGGTGCGGATAGAACGCAGCCCTGACGGCCGTCGACCATCATTTCGCTCGCCCCGTTACAGGCGGTCGTGACGACGGGCAATCCGCAGGCGAGCGCCTCGAAGACGACCAGCGAACAGGGGTCGTAATAGGTGGGCGAGACGAAGAAGTCGCTCGACCAGTAGCACTCGCGGACGTCGTCGTGGAAGCCCAGGAAATGGACGAACTCGCCCACGCCCAACCGTTCGGCGAGCCGGCGATATTTGCCGGGACGGCCGCCGCCGCAGACCAGGATATGAACCGGCCGGACTCCGTCGCGATGCCGCGCGGCGAGGCCGCGGATGAGCGGTTCCAGCCCCTTCAGAGCGTAGTTGTGGCCCACGAAGAGGCCGACGAGATCCGTCGACTTGAAGCCCAGCTTGCTCCGAAACGAGGCGCGGATCGCACCGGGATGGGGAACGACGACGCGGTCCGGGTCGATCGCGTTATGGACGACGTGGATTCGCCCCTTCGGCACGCCGACGAACTCCTGGACGTGCCGCGCGACCATCCGGCTGACCGCCACCACGCGCGCCCCTCGCGCTGGATCGTACTGACGCTTTTCGATGGCTCGATACGACCAGAATTTGGGGTTCAGCATCTTGCCGAGCACGTAGAGCCGCCGCAGAACCGGGTTGGCGAACCGCTGCGAGTTCGCTCGCAGGCTGCCGCCGTGAACGCCCCCCTGGGGGACGATCACGTCATGCTCATAGGTATTGATGAAACCAACGGTGCAATCGTAATCAGCGCCCTTGAGAAGACGGGCGGAAGCCTCGGCGAAGCCGACGATTTGGGCCTGGCGTGAACGGGTCTCGACCTCGACCTTGACGCAGCGGACTTCAGGCGGCAGGGCTCCTTCCGCCCAACTCGACGTGTAGAGGTCGATCCCATGGCCGCGACGGACGAGCGCCCGGCAGAGATCCACGATGTAGGTCTCGGCTCCGCCTTTCGTGGGATCGACCCTCGGGAAGTTCAGGGCCAGCCGCATCGTTCCGTCTCCGCGTCCTTGCTCGGAATCATCAGCCCGCGCCCGGCGAGCCGTCATCGTCCCTACATCGCGTCCAGGCGAACCCGGACTGAAGTCTTTCCGGTGAATCGGTCGTGATTTCTCTCAAGCCCGATTGTGAGCGGAATATCGGGCAGCCTTGAGCCGGACCATCCGCGCCTGCCACTCGGGACGTTTCAACCGCGCCTCGCGACGGTAATGCATCCAGAAACGGAGAACATCCCTCTCCGAAACGCCCTCGACGCCCTCGATCGAGAAGAGCAACTGGCCGAGGTCCTTCCATCGCCAACGGTCGGCGAACAGCCGATGTTCCTGAAGCCGGTGGAGGTCGATCAGCGTCAATTCCACGTCGCGAGGGTCGCTCGCCAGTTTCTCGAGATTGAGAAAGAAGTGGCAGAGGTACAGGTCTTTGTGAAAGACGTTCGCGCGATGGAGCGCTCCGCTCATGCGGGCCATCTCCCGGACGATCCGACGCTTCATCGCCTCGAACAATTCGCGATCGAGCGACTCCTGCAATCCGGGAAGGATCTCGTTCAGCTCGCGGCCCGGCAATTCGGCGACGGCTAGGTAGCTTTGCAAGCCGCACCAGGGGCCGATCCGTTCGCCGACGGCGACGACTTCCGGCACCGGCACGCCGAGCGTCCGCGCCCGCTCCAGGTGGGCCCATTCCGCGGCCCCCGGCGA
It encodes:
- a CDS encoding lipopolysaccharide kinase InaA family protein — translated: MNLRALWRRIVEGSRWSWIDERYRPALPADFDASVMSIESRDRLHAKQGRSTARVVFHAGEGRRISVYLKRHFRLPWPARLAATVDPSGKHSPGAAEWAHLERARTLGVPVPEVVAVGERIGPWCGLQSYLAVAELPGRELNEILPGLQESLDRELFEAMKRRIVREMARMSGALHRANVFHKDLYLCHFFLNLEKLASDPRDVELTLIDLHRLQEHRLFADRWRWKDLGQLLFSIEGVEGVSERDVLRFWMHYRREARLKRPEWQARMVRLKAARYSAHNRA
- a CDS encoding glycosyltransferase family 4 protein; protein product: MRLALNFPRVDPTKGGAETYIVDLCRALVRRGHGIDLYTSSWAEGALPPEVRCVKVEVETRSRQAQIVGFAEASARLLKGADYDCTVGFINTYEHDVIVPQGGVHGGSLRANSQRFANPVLRRLYVLGKMLNPKFWSYRAIEKRQYDPARGARVVAVSRMVARHVQEFVGVPKGRIHVVHNAIDPDRVVVPHPGAIRASFRSKLGFKSTDLVGLFVGHNYALKGLEPLIRGLAARHRDGVRPVHILVCGGGRPGKYRRLAERLGVGEFVHFLGFHDDVRECYWSSDFFVSPTYYDPCSLVVFEALACGLPVVTTACNGASEMMVDGRQGCVLSAPGAQAELVAALDLMADDERRAAMSKAASKLGREWTFDRHVEALVKVFEAVAQEKRGKPLHSRGPHAGRRKNRKHAGRG